The Myxococcota bacterium genome contains a region encoding:
- a CDS encoding DHH family phosphoesterase, translating into MSSRIIVCDGLRSARLWSRIGAGEDEVLTWIPRPEESARSRPTGFAALQGGLCVEAIEKLGPKLGDEFAVQTEDPSFAKAAVTVLGKAAPEAPVLVLSDTVDPEVLPSHPCLRSAGLRTLIRDDVDEEFSMLGNLRRVVDIRSLLERREKVGILLQPDPDPDGIAAGYALRAILGRKAPTSPLISFGEVKRPENVAMVQALGIDVRTVTHEELNDFDALALVDVQPTVFGENPPARVRSVDVVIDHHPERTGYDAQIRDIRSSYGATATILTEYLRAAGVEVKPKLATALTYGIKSDTQLLGRETSSRDMSAFAYLHGLHSAALLRRIERPALPTEALRTLGKALAKTEVVDDLHILVLGRVREDVIPQVADLALQAEGAEWAIAAGTVGGDLVFSVRNVGYVRAAGEVVRAVVEGLGVGGGHRSMAKGIIPLKAFRETYGSATRDRVREVLHQAFVAAINRES; encoded by the coding sequence TTGAGCAGCCGGATCATCGTGTGTGATGGCTTGCGGTCCGCGCGGCTGTGGAGCCGCATCGGCGCGGGCGAGGACGAGGTCCTGACCTGGATCCCGCGGCCGGAGGAGTCCGCCCGCTCGCGGCCGACGGGCTTCGCCGCCTTGCAGGGTGGGCTGTGCGTCGAGGCGATCGAGAAGCTGGGACCGAAGCTGGGCGACGAGTTCGCGGTGCAGACCGAGGATCCGAGCTTCGCGAAGGCGGCCGTGACGGTCCTGGGCAAAGCCGCACCGGAAGCGCCGGTGCTCGTGCTGTCGGACACGGTCGATCCGGAGGTGCTGCCCTCCCACCCGTGCCTGCGCTCGGCCGGTCTGCGGACCCTGATCCGCGACGACGTCGACGAAGAGTTCTCGATGCTCGGAAATCTGCGGCGGGTGGTCGACATCCGCTCCCTGCTCGAGCGCCGCGAGAAGGTAGGCATCCTGCTCCAGCCCGATCCGGACCCGGACGGCATCGCGGCCGGTTACGCCCTCCGCGCCATCCTCGGTCGCAAGGCGCCGACCTCCCCGCTGATCTCCTTCGGCGAGGTGAAGCGTCCCGAGAACGTCGCGATGGTGCAGGCCCTCGGCATCGACGTGCGCACCGTGACGCACGAGGAACTGAACGACTTCGACGCCCTCGCCCTGGTGGACGTCCAGCCGACGGTGTTCGGCGAGAACCCGCCGGCCCGGGTGCGCTCGGTCGACGTCGTCATCGATCACCACCCCGAGCGCACGGGCTACGACGCCCAGATTCGCGACATCCGCTCGAGCTACGGCGCGACGGCGACGATCCTCACCGAGTACCTCCGGGCCGCCGGCGTCGAGGTGAAGCCGAAGCTCGCGACCGCCCTCACCTACGGCATCAAGAGTGACACCCAGCTGCTCGGTCGAGAGACCAGCTCCCGGGACATGTCGGCCTTCGCCTATCTGCACGGGCTCCACAGTGCGGCGCTGCTGCGGCGCATCGAGCGCCCGGCGCTGCCGACGGAAGCGTTGCGCACGCTCGGTAAGGCGCTCGCGAAGACGGAAGTCGTCGACGACCTGCACATCCTGGTGCTCGGTCGGGTCCGCGAGGACGTGATCCCCCAGGTGGCCGACCTCGCCCTGCAGGCCGAGGGCGCCGAGTGGGCGATCGCCGCCGGAACGGTCGGCGGCGACCTGGTGTTCTCGGTGCGCAACGTCGGGTACGTCCGCGCCGCTGGCGAAGTCGTGCGCGCCGTGGTCGAAGGCCTCGGCGTCGGCGGTGGGCACCGCTCGATGGCGAAGGGCATCATTCCGCTGAAGGCGTTCCGCGAGACCTACGGAAGCGCCACCCGCGATCGGGTGCGCGAGGTACTCCACCAGGCCTTCGTCGCGGCGATCAACCGCGAGAGCTGA